In one Methylocaldum szegediense genomic region, the following are encoded:
- a CDS encoding integrin alpha, with product MKCNDGQRTGRVFSQKDALGAEPRRNLSKGWFGLVTGFWVASVYAQPAYTPHIINNPTPRAEAGFGTSVAKVGDVNGDGKADFLVGAPGHTADGNPRQGRAFVLSGADRSLLYRVNHPEPQANAHFGQAVAGTGDVNGDDIPDLLVGAPEQTVKGNDRQGRAFVFSGADGRLLYSLDTPTPQSDAVFGFSVADAGDVNGDNIPDLLIGAPGQDTPDMSKRGQAYVFSGADGRPILTLRYPKFEGSGFGLSVAGAGDVTGDGIPDFLVGMPGLGRVGRALVLSGADGSLVHILNAEQAPEERAFLGSAVAGVGDVNGDGVPDLLVGAPFLPTGEYGSFIFGGGAFVFNGATGQLLYQVENSAPENNADFGSAVAGLDDVNGDGIPDLLVGAPGRETDDAPEGKVVIASGADGRELLVLRNPGRQALAHFGRSVAGIGDVNDDGVPDLVVGVPFQDARGNRDQGRAVLFLSRASASITCLGVPATIVGTPGNDILRGTPGDDVIVGLAGNDVIDGRGGDDRICGGDGNDVIQGGAGSDRVDGGAGNDVINMVDGVRGNDTVNGGSHVSGDVCVADRGDTVRNCNP from the coding sequence ATGAAATGCAATGACGGACAAAGGACAGGTCGGGTTTTTTCCCAAAAAGACGCTCTCGGGGCGGAGCCCCGGCGCAACTTGTCGAAGGGCTGGTTCGGTCTCGTGACCGGGTTCTGGGTGGCCTCGGTCTACGCCCAGCCGGCTTATACGCCCCATATCATCAACAATCCGACGCCTCGGGCCGAAGCGGGCTTTGGGACATCTGTGGCCAAGGTGGGCGACGTGAACGGAGACGGCAAGGCCGACTTCCTGGTCGGGGCTCCGGGTCATACCGCTGACGGCAATCCTCGTCAAGGCCGGGCATTTGTCTTGAGCGGAGCTGATAGGAGTCTTCTCTACCGGGTGAACCATCCGGAACCTCAAGCCAACGCGCACTTCGGTCAAGCCGTGGCCGGAACGGGCGATGTCAATGGCGATGATATTCCCGACCTCCTCGTAGGGGCTCCCGAGCAGACCGTAAAGGGTAACGATCGGCAGGGTCGGGCTTTCGTTTTCAGCGGTGCCGACGGGCGACTCCTTTACAGCCTAGATACTCCGACGCCCCAGAGCGACGCCGTATTCGGGTTTTCGGTGGCCGATGCGGGCGATGTCAACGGCGACAACATTCCCGACCTGCTGATAGGCGCACCGGGTCAAGACACGCCCGACATGTCCAAGCGTGGCCAGGCTTATGTTTTCAGCGGTGCCGATGGGCGTCCCATTCTGACGCTTAGATACCCGAAATTCGAGGGTAGTGGTTTCGGCCTATCCGTGGCCGGCGCGGGTGACGTCACCGGCGACGGCATTCCCGACTTTCTGGTGGGAATGCCCGGCCTAGGTCGGGTGGGTAGAGCCCTGGTTCTCAGCGGGGCCGATGGCAGCCTCGTTCATATTCTCAATGCAGAACAAGCGCCGGAGGAGAGGGCCTTTTTAGGCTCGGCGGTGGCAGGCGTCGGCGACGTGAACGGCGACGGCGTTCCCGATCTGTTGGTGGGAGCACCGTTTCTGCCAACAGGCGAGTACGGGAGCTTTATCTTCGGAGGCGGGGCATTCGTATTCAATGGAGCCACCGGTCAGCTTTTGTACCAGGTCGAAAACTCGGCCCCGGAGAACAATGCCGACTTCGGTTCTGCCGTAGCCGGATTGGATGACGTGAACGGAGACGGTATTCCCGATCTCCTGGTGGGTGCGCCGGGACGAGAAACCGATGATGCGCCCGAGGGTAAGGTCGTGATTGCGAGCGGGGCGGACGGCCGCGAGCTTCTGGTTCTTCGCAACCCAGGACGTCAAGCTCTTGCCCATTTTGGCCGATCCGTGGCAGGAATCGGGGATGTGAACGATGACGGTGTCCCCGACCTCGTAGTAGGAGTGCCTTTCCAAGATGCGCGGGGTAATCGTGACCAGGGCCGAGCGGTTCTTTTCCTCAGCCGCGCTTCGGCTTCCATTACTTGCCTCGGCGTACCCGCCACGATCGTCGGCACGCCGGGCAACGATATCTTGCGGGGAACACCGGGCGACGACGTGATCGTCGGCCTTGCCGGGAACGACGTGATCGATGGTCGGGGAGGGGACGATCGTATCTGCGGCGGCGACGGCAATGATGTCATCCAGGGCGGTGCCGGCAGCGACAGGGTCGACGGCGGCGCCGGAAACGATGTGATCAACATGGTGGACGGCGTTCGTGGTAACGACACGGTCAACGGCGGCAGCCACGTCAGCGGCGATGTTTGTGTGGCCGACCGAGGAGACACGGTACGCAACTGTAATCCGTGA